A stretch of DNA from Deltaproteobacteria bacterium:
GCGTGGGTTATCGCCAGTCCTGTCTATTGGTTTACCATGTCTGCACAGACCAAACTATGGATGGATCGCTGTTTCGCTTTGCTGCCGTGCGCCAAGGAAGCATTTGTGGATAAACGGATCGCAATAGCCATGAGTTATGGAGATGTTGATCCGGTTAAATCCGGTTGTGTCAATGCTCTCAGAACGTTTCAGGATGCATTCGGATATGTTCAGGCATGTATTGTCGGAATGGTTTATGGGAGTGCCATGGATGCCGGAGAAATCAAAAATAATGACACCTTAATGAAAGAAGCCGAGGAACTTGGGAAACAGTTGGTCAGTGAATGAACAAGGGCCCAAAGGAAGGAATGAATCGGGATGGAAAAGGTGATGGTTGAAGCACACTTTCTGTAATACTGGTTTTATCCTCGTATATTCCATATATTTTTCTGGTATTGCTTTTTTATAATAAATAAGGCAGTAAACCAGCAATTTCAATTGATAAAAAAGATTTGAAGCCGTTATTAATGTTCGTTCAGTGGTTTTTTCTCTAGGGTGCATTGGTGAATGGAGCAAGAGACTTCTGAACGTGTTAATTAATAAAATCAACTACTAAAAAGGGAGGATGAAGGAATGAACAAAGGAGATCTCATCGATGTGGTCGCTAAAACTACCTGCAGCAAAGCAGAGGCGGGAAAGGCCGTTGATGCCTTTATTGAGGCGGTCAAGAAAGCGCTGAAAAAGGGAGAGAAGGTAACTCTCGTCGGCTTCGGGACGTTCTCCGTCGCGAAAAGGTCTGCCAGAACGGGAAGAAATCCTCAGAACGGAAAACCGATCAAGATTGCAGCCAAAAAAGTCCCTAAGTTCACTGCCGGGAAGGGGTTGAAGGCGGCTGTAGCGAAATAATAATATGTCAGGTAAGGCCCCTGACCCTTGATAACGGGGGGAAATATT
This window harbors:
- a CDS encoding HU family DNA-binding protein, whose amino-acid sequence is MNKGDLIDVVAKTTCSKAEAGKAVDAFIEAVKKALKKGEKVTLVGFGTFSVAKRSARTGRNPQNGKPIKIAAKKVPKFTAGKGLKAAVAK
- a CDS encoding flavodoxin family protein; this encodes MTKKKAVKKVLVLLGSPRKKGNSALLAERITKGAKSVGAKVETLFMHGMNIAPCKSCYACQKPDSKGCSINDDMQSVYKQLREADAWVIASPVYWFTMSAQTKLWMDRCFALLPCAKEAFVDKRIAIAMSYGDVDPVKSGCVNALRTFQDAFGYVQACIVGMVYGSAMDAGEIKNNDTLMKEAEELGKQLVSE